In Rhodococcus oxybenzonivorans, the following proteins share a genomic window:
- a CDS encoding class I SAM-dependent methyltransferase, with protein MIDVSASPVPDCASGCVGRISRPAPHRTALDVGCGHGTDVIWLAYGGWRVRAVDIATTGCATHESTPKPLDADITSRIDWVQSCFAIETLAEEHSDLTSIHYVHPAGSREVLFRRLAASVAPGGPLLIVGHHPCPTASAPSELVIPEGAACQGCCSSRSGLHVDGAGQGPSVKMQRPQRSEDERS; from the coding sequence GTGATCGATGTCAGCGCTTCGCCGGTCCCGGACTGCGCTTCTGGGTGTGTTGGGAGGATCTCACGCCCCGCACCGCACCGCACCGCACTGGACGTCGGCTGCGGACACGGAACCGACGTCATCTGGCTCGCCTACGGCGGCTGGCGAGTGAGGGCGGTGGACATCGCCACCACTGGCTGCGCTACGCACGAGAGTACGCCGAAACCCCTCGACGCCGACATCACCAGCCGGATCGACTGGGTCCAAAGCTGCTTCGCCATAGAGACACTCGCCGAGGAGCACTCTGACCTGACCTCCATCCACTACGTGCATCCGGCAGGGTCGCGCGAGGTGCTGTTCCGTCGACTCGCGGCATCGGTCGCCCCGGGTGGCCCACTGCTCATCGTAGGCCACCACCCGTGTCCAACGGCTTCTGCACCCTCGGAACTTGTCATCCCTGAAGGGGCGGCCTGTCAAGGGTGCTGTTCAAGCCGTTCCGGCCTCCATGTGGACGGCGCCGGGCAAGGGCCATCGGTCAAGATGCAGCGCCCGCAGCGCAGCGAGGACGAACGATCTTGA
- the serA gene encoding phosphoglycerate dehydrogenase, which translates to MSQPGRPVVLIADKLAPSTVEALGDGVEVRWVDGPDRPALLAAVPEADAILVRSATTVDAEVLAAGTKLKIVARAGVGLDNVDVPAATERGVMVVNAPTSNIHTAAEHAVALMLAATRQIPAADSTLRDREWKRSKFNGVEIFGKTVGVVGLGRIGQLFAQRLAAFETHVIAYDPYVSAARAAQLGIELVSLDELLERADLISVHLPKTPETKGLLGTENLAKTKKGVVIVNAARGGLIDEAALAQAIKSGHVRAAGLDVFETEPCTDSPLFDLPEVVVTPHLGASTTEAQDRAGTDVAKSVLLALAGDFVPDAVNVSGGAVGEEVAPWLEIVRKQGALLGALSGEVPVNLSVDVRGELASEDVEVLALSALRGVFSAVIEDAVTFVNAPALAEERGVTAEVTKAAESPNHRSVVDLRGVFGDGSVINVSGTLTGPQQVEKIVNINGRNFELRAEGLNLVINYTDQPGALGKIGTQLGNAGIDIQAAQLSQDAEGEGATILLRVDREVPTEVRDAISTAVGATKIELVNLV; encoded by the coding sequence GTGAGCCAGCCAGGCCGTCCTGTTGTTCTGATCGCCGACAAGCTCGCGCCGTCCACCGTCGAGGCATTGGGCGACGGTGTGGAGGTGCGTTGGGTCGATGGACCTGATCGCCCGGCCCTGCTCGCGGCGGTGCCCGAGGCCGATGCGATCCTCGTCCGTTCCGCCACCACCGTCGACGCCGAGGTTCTCGCCGCCGGTACCAAGCTGAAGATCGTCGCCCGCGCCGGCGTCGGCCTCGACAATGTCGACGTCCCGGCTGCGACCGAGCGCGGTGTCATGGTGGTCAACGCCCCGACGTCCAATATTCATACTGCAGCCGAGCACGCTGTCGCGCTGATGCTCGCCGCGACCCGGCAGATTCCCGCCGCCGATTCCACCCTGCGTGACCGTGAGTGGAAGCGCAGCAAGTTCAACGGTGTCGAGATCTTCGGCAAGACCGTCGGCGTCGTCGGGCTCGGCCGGATCGGTCAGCTCTTCGCTCAGCGTCTTGCAGCGTTCGAGACGCACGTCATCGCCTACGACCCCTATGTGTCGGCTGCCCGTGCCGCCCAGTTGGGCATCGAGCTGGTTTCGCTCGACGAGTTGCTGGAGCGCGCCGACCTGATCTCGGTGCACCTCCCGAAGACTCCTGAGACCAAGGGACTGCTCGGTACGGAGAACCTGGCCAAGACCAAGAAGGGTGTCGTCATCGTCAACGCCGCCCGCGGTGGCCTGATCGACGAGGCGGCGCTGGCCCAGGCCATCAAGTCGGGTCACGTGCGTGCTGCGGGCCTCGACGTGTTCGAAACCGAGCCCTGCACGGACAGCCCGTTGTTCGACCTTCCCGAAGTCGTCGTGACGCCGCACCTCGGCGCCTCCACGACTGAGGCTCAGGACCGTGCCGGCACCGATGTCGCGAAGTCCGTACTGCTCGCTCTTGCCGGCGATTTCGTTCCCGACGCCGTCAACGTGTCCGGTGGCGCCGTGGGTGAGGAAGTCGCCCCGTGGCTCGAAATCGTGCGCAAACAGGGTGCGCTCCTCGGGGCGCTGTCGGGCGAGGTCCCCGTCAATCTGTCCGTCGATGTGCGCGGCGAGCTCGCCTCCGAGGACGTCGAGGTGCTGGCACTGTCGGCTCTGCGTGGCGTGTTCTCGGCGGTGATCGAGGACGCCGTGACGTTCGTCAACGCTCCTGCCCTCGCGGAAGAGCGTGGCGTGACGGCCGAGGTCACCAAGGCCGCCGAGAGCCCCAACCACCGTAGCGTCGTCGACCTTCGCGGCGTCTTCGGTGACGGCAGCGTCATCAACGTATCGGGTACCCTGACCGGTCCTCAGCAGGTCGAGAAGATCGTCAACATCAACGGACGCAACTTCGAACTGCGCGCCGAAGGCCTGAACCTGGTGATCAACTACACCGACCAGCCGGGTGCGCTCGGTAAGATCGGCACCCAGCTGGGCAACGCCGGCATCGACATCCAGGCCGCTCAGCTCAGCCAGGACGCCGAGGGCGAGGGTGCGACCATCCTCCTCCGCGTCGACCGGGAGGTGCCGACGGAGGTGCGGGACGCGATCTCCACCGCCGTCGGCGCCACCAAGATCGAGCTCGTCAACCTGGTATAG